The stretch of DNA cgtcagaatattcaatttctgactaactcgttcccatgtcactcgaacgtcagaaattacacatTCTAACACGAGACTTcgatgtgaaaatagtttattaagggcacgtcagtcagtctgctgaacaaaatgacctaatagagccaaagaaagagaaaacgaAACGTAAGCTAAGTAATCAAATACCCAACATTCTGGAAACAGACAACCTAGAATCCAAGCTATCCGCTACGTAACCATTTTTAGTAGAAACGGTTTTCCACCTGCCGTGGCGCTGAAAAAGCCTATCTTACACGCCTGCATTAGCGGCAGCCGAAGCACCACCAGCCCTTAAGGAATGAGTGCCAAACTGAGAAACATctagttttatcaacggagttgataatgtaagttggccaccgtacagagattctaaaggctgacgtttcgagcgttagcccttcgtcattcGCTctggcgaagggctaacgctcgaaacgtcagcttttagaatctctgtacggtggccaatttacattatcaactccgttgataaaaccaaatttttgtatactacttccccaccgacgcagcaccacagtttctttagaaactaccccttcattcattgaGAAACATCTAGGACAATATCTTTGAAACTACGCTTAAAATAATCACGAATGCTAGAATAACTAATTGGCTTATTAACAGAAACAAGCTTATGACCTGCCCTGCACTTAGAAAGAGGCCTAAAAATGTAATTGCTTGAATCTATAGGGTAACGCTCTACCTCAGTTAAATAACGCCTCAAAATGTTAACAGGACAGGTATCAACACTCGAGCCACTAGCTATAACAACCTAACTCCCTTTCCTCAATTGATCCGTCTTACTGCTAGTGACATCAATAGCTACATAACCGCTCTGAAAACGAACGTCTCCATATTTAATATGAAGAACCTCATTGATCCTGAAAAATCCAGCAAAGGCAAGTACAAAAATACACACGTTCCTTAACTCAAGAAGGTTGGACAAATTAGAAGCACTAACTAAAGTCCCAATCATATCAGCTGTCACAGCTGGCTTTCTGTTAACCACGCGAGCCCCATTCATCTTTTTGGCTGCTTTACTAATATCGCGAATGATGGGAGCGTCGACGGGGGAGGGCAAACCTGCCAAATTATGCGCCCACTGAATGGCATAAATAGCCGAGTCCACAACAGAATATGACTGGGTAGAATCTAACAGATGCTGGAGATACAAAGCTACATGTTCCGTCTTCGCAGGAAAGGCCTCAATCTCCTGTTTGGCAGCGGCAAACTCCTTCCATCTAGCAAAGGCCCTCCTGTAAGAATCGATAGTTCCAGGAACCTTGGAAACGAGGACTGTTGAGGGTAGTTTGTACGCCAATTCCTGAAGAGAAGGATCACGACAGCTACTAAGGGAAGATCAGATTCCAGAGCTAAAAACatcgaaaagaaaaataaacaaaaagcgaaacaaagaagaaaatagcaataaataaattaacaaacaaacaaatatataCGACGAAACGAACGAAAATACCGCGGCGCAAACAAGCATTGACTACCAAATACCCACCACCGTGGGTTCACGGCTGAAAAGCATACACTGAGACAACCCGCCGAAGGCTTTCAAATTCACTGCAAACACTTAGTGGAATACCCGCCGAGGGCTTCTCAGATTAACGGCAAACACTGAGACTATCCTAGAAGGATGAAGACTTAAACCCACCGTGGGTTCACGGCTGAAAAGCATACACTGAGATAACCCGCCGAGGGCTTTCAAATTCACTGCAAACACTCAGTGGAATACCCGCCGAGGGCTTCTCAGATAAACGGCAAACACTGAGACTATCCTTAGAAGGATGAAGACTTAAACGCATACACTGAGACAACCCGCCGAGGGGTCTCAAATTCACTGCAAACACCCTGTGAAAGACCCGTCGGGGTCTCTGGAAAGAACTGCTTACTAGCATTGAGGCCGCTCGCTGAGGGCTCCCAGGAAAACTGCTAACACTGAGACTACCCTCTGAGGGATCTTAAATTAACTGTAAACATATAACTTTTCGCTAAGGAGTGCGACTACAAACACCGAAATAGCGCAACGAGGACTCccaaataaaactgaaaaactgatacGAGACTATATACTGATAAACAACAAAACGAcagcaaaagaaataaaaatcaaacagtCCAAAATCGAGAGAAGAAAAACTAGATATAAATTTGCCTACCGAAAACGCATCTCTAGGGCCGGCAAACAGAACACCATCCCTGTGGTACGGTACAAAAACCTCGCAGAAAAGAGCGGCCATTGCCAACAAAATCAAGACGTAGCGCTAAACAAGACGATTTAAACGCCTTGGCACTAAACAACTTCTTCTTCGCTCTACCCTTCACGAAGAGGTCCGGTCTGGCCGAAAGATACAACCAACCTGCCACAAAGGAATTAAAATGAACCCCATCACTGCATCCATCACTGAGGCTGTAGATGCCGGGCATCTACAGCCTCAGTCCCCGGCTGCAGAAATCTGGAATTGAACCTCGACAACTTCGCGTTGTAACTGGAAGCGAATCTATCGATCGAATGCGGACCCCAGAGCTGATCAAGATGCTTAAACACATCGTCATGAACGGAGTAATCATCGAAATCAATTACTTTACTGAAAAAATCGGCCTGAGCATTCTGACGGCGAGGTAAACAAACAAGATCTAATTGAATTTGACGCTGAGCggtaaaaaggaaaacactcaAGGCCAAATCCTGCAATTCCCTAACCATGCTACCGATTTGGATTATCCGCACCGCGTTCTGACTATCAGTATGCCAACGAACCCTTTGTTTGGACAGGCGAGAGCCGAAAGCTTCAATCGAAAACTTTATTGCAGCTAACTCCCTCCAAGTAGAAGACTTCTCAGACTCGTCCAAAGATCAATTcctctgaaaaactaagtcagTGCCTTGGATAAAAGCCGCACAACCGTTGGCGGAGGCATCCGAAAAAATCAATACAGAGGGAACAAAAGGAACTGGCCAAAACAAAACACCGTTCAGTGCTTTCAAATTATCTCTCCAAAATAAAGGCTCGTTCTTGCCCTGATCGTGGACAAATACCGACAAATTACAGGAATGCCGAGAATTaacaataaaatgcaaaaatctggTCATAATTTGAGTAACTGTACCGCAACTAGGAGACAATGAAACAATTTGACCGACAATGGAGGCAATTCTCTTAACGTGAACAAAACGAGACTCCTCCAAACCGACACAAATATTAACAAGCTCGGAAGAAAGCTTTCCAATATAAAGCCCAATATATGAGCCCCGAATAAATGTCAGTCAGTCAGACTTCTCATGATTAATTTGAAAACCGGCTCGAGCAACATCCGATCGCACGACAGAGCTGTTATGATTAGCCGCTTCTACCGACTGGCCAGCGCCAACACCATCATCAGAGAAAATAGCTACGGGTATGCCATGCGATCTCCAAAGGGTCTCCAGAGGCTTTAATAACTTAGTGAAAATAAACGGAGCGCTAGAAAGGCCAAATGGTAAGACCGTAAACTGGAAATATCTGGCTAAacccgtgccaaaatcccaggaGAAAGCCAAAAATGCGCGATGCTCAGGAAAAATGTCAACATGGTGATATCCAGACTTTAGAtcgaacgaaaaaacaaaaaaagtgttttgaaaagACATCACGAATGGTATGCAAACCTACATACTTAAATTTCTGCttaaaaacatgcaaattaaTGTGCCTCAAATCTAGAATAAGCCGCTTCTTCCCGCTTGTTTGAACTCGAGCAGTCAACGGATTAAGTATTACCGGCGGAGAAGACAGCTCCTCGACACAATTGTCTGCCAAAAGTTCCGCAACGGCCTGGTCCACGAAATCCGCTTCTCTCAACGCGGATGCATTATTGGAAATATGTTTTGGTGGCGGGGTAGAAATGAATGGTATTTTATAACCCTCCTTAATAACAtccaaaataaaatcgaaaGAGCCGATTGATTGCCAGAATTCCATAGATCTAAATAACCTCCCTTTTACAGAAAGTTTCGAGAAATCGCTGGAAGGAACCGGTGTAGCCAATTCAAGCTCAAAGCCTCTGTGGTCATCAAGAAGATCGTCGAAATCATTTCCTACAGAATCAGCCGGAGAGATATCACAGGAAAAGTTACACTTACTTTGATCCTCAGAAGTTAGTCACTTGCTATCCTGGTTACCTTTTGATCCACGCGCAATCTGAACGCATTCAGATCTCCAGTGACCAAACTTACCACACGCAGTTACCGGGCCTAGCAGGAGTTTCTAATGAACGCCGAGAAACGGGAAACCATTGATTGCGAGGGGGAGCAAAATCAACAGTCTGAGAAGGACCAGCAAATCGAGGGGAACCAAACGGAGCGGACCGCACCCGGCGCCGAGGAACGAGAAGAAATATATAGCCCGCCTTGCCGCCTTTCTCGCAACCGTGGACTAGACCGCCTTTTCAGCCCTTTCTTCTGCGCGACGGATTTTCTTCCCATCCTCTTCATCCACAGCGAGCTTGTGTTCAACGTACTCGTCTACGGTCTTCCAGCCAAAATCCAACTTGTCCGCCAAAGGGATTCACTTCTGCCTTTCGGCTAATAAAGTCGTACCTTCGGCAAGGGTCTCCTTTGCTTTAACGATCGCATTGACCTCAAGGTGAGATTTGGCCTCTTCAAAGGAATCCTGCAGTTTGGCGTTGAACTTGTACTGCAGCTCATTACCTTTCCGTTTAAAGGACTTCGGCTCTTCCCGTCTTAGCTTTTTTATCTCTCGCAACTGCTCATCTGAGCCCTCCACACTGGCACTCTTGGCATTATCGGCGGAATCAGCCACTAACTTCGAAATCTGATCCAGTAACGCTTTGTTGTTATCAGCGAATGACTTATTTGTAAATTGCTGAACCTCTTGAGAAACCGACATACTCAATCAAATACACAAAATGTGAAAGAGACGAAATACTTAAGCATAGAGTTAAAGCatcagcgactgacaaacgtagaatgatgaaaaactcccgccaaactcctaaatagtcctaacctatcccacagccacctacggtcctctacgccgtgccgtcagaatattcaatttctgactaactcgttcccatgtcattcgaacgtcagaaattacactttctcttagccaatcacaaactATCCTAATGTTCTAATCGCCGTTTTCTTTCTTCACGTAGATGGCCAATGATTCTCATCACCAAAACAGAACAGATACTCCAAATTTGGAGCTCTTTTCTTCATCCGAGTGCATTGCCTGGCTGACAGTTCTTAACATCGAAGCTGTTGCTATAGTGACCATAAATGCCCTTACAATCATTATCTACCTGAAAGAGCGAATCCTTCGCAAGCGTAGCATGTACCTGGTGATCAGCCTGGCGGTTGCAGGCATGTTTGTTACATACAACTTGATCGTTGAGAGTTTGGTATTGGGCAACGATTGTAACTCTTGGAAGATTAACCTGTTCAGGAGCTTTGAGATCATCagagttttttcaagtttgacgTATTTCTTTCCGCTAGCCTCTGTAACAAACCTTGCTGCTATTTCTTTGGAGCGGATGCACGCAACTTTTCGTCCATTCAAGCATCACCTCATCAAAAAGAAGATGTTTGGAGCAGCTGTTGGGGGTGTTTGGTTTACAGCTGTCCTGTCTACAGCTATCACTTTTTCACCATTTTTCCTGGGCCGCTCAGATATCATTAATTTGTTTAAAGTGGGAGCATCATGCTTCTCGTTGCAATTTTGTTGCCTTTTGATTATCGTTGTTTCTTACACGTCCATCGCTACTAAATTTTACTGTGGAACGCATCCTCAGCATCATGGTGCAATCAGAGGAGAAAGAAAACTAACCAAGACATTGTTCATTGTAACAATTGTATCGTTAATACTAGTGATGCCATTTACAATTGTCtggtttctttttgttgttactTTAGGTGAGAGATTTGGAACAATAATTTATCACTCAAGGCTCCATTACTCCTTAGACATCTTTTTTTACGCAAACTCTCTTAAAAATCCTTTGTTATGTGCATTTAAAATGCCACAGTTCAAAAgagctctgtttttattattgcgtTGTAGATCTCGCTCGGAGCCAGTTTAGGTTCTTCCTGTATATGACTCGAAAGTCGGGAGAGTTTTCACTCAGTTAACTGATGAATATGTGTTTACCAAGTATAAAAAAACTGAGCGTTTTAAATACTTTCGTCCgacttctctctttgtttttaattggaAACACTTTATTCAAGTTAATTTAAAGCGGGAAGATCTGTGGACTGATGCATGCATGCTAAGATTCATCCATTCAAATATATTGAAGTTTGTAATGTTTTTTGGCTGGCTAGTCACGTTTGCGATACTACTAACTTTCTAAGCCTACACTGAATTTcgatataaataaagttgatgtaCGTATGTATTTGTGTCACAGTATCACATGGTTTGGAGAGCTGCATGACGCGAACAAAAACATTCGCGCGAGAAATGGACCAGCATAGCTGAGAGCGCGTTCGACGTCATCAAACTTTAGACCCCTGGCAAGACTCAGAGAAACACATAGCTATGAGGGCAAATGGCTGGAAGCTAAGAGTTTGAGGTTGAATACGTACTCAGATGGATTAAAGAAACTCTTTTGGAGCCTAccttaagcctagagaaaaaaatagggtcaggttaggattagttttggttgttatatgttacgaaaaatagcattgcgtgactagcgttactttctagaagcttcgcgagagctcgtagtttgtttatttttaggtttgtgcgtaagcgtttctaaatcggtgtgttttgtaatctttctataattggATTGTTCActgttttagaaagttctagaatctcATTGTGAAAGTATATAAGCAAGCGAGTCTGAGCGATGTtatttaactagtttttcacaagcgaagagagttttTAGTCaagtgtttagtcaagtgtgaccacaggcagcccagaccttgtttgtgatttatataCGTGACAGTATTGCGTTACGTTTTGAGCCATTAAAGAGAATGTATGAAACGAttcgaaaatcgctctaaattcaacttgtagtaaaggatttaaataaaagaaacttactttagtctgctgttgtgttattttgaagtctttgtgGCAGCTGAGGCGTTCTAAAGCCATTTTGACGATTTAAACTTTTCCAGGTTTTATCTCCATTAAAGTGAAACGAAAGGCTGGAGACTTGGTCGGCCGACGGTTCGAACTCGAAGCTCCATAAattccactaaaatgctcggagCTCGCCAAAATTCCCTGACGGCAGCCATCGATAATTCTTCTTTCTAGTTGCTTCGCCTCTGATCCCAAAGTTTAACTTATCCGCCCGAAAAACGCTCCTTTTCGAACGCTGGCTGCCCATTTCTGCTTCATTTTGATCCGTTACGAGTGGTCTTGGCCACGGATTTCAAAACCGTTGGCTTAGCGACCACCTCCAACACGACAAAGTCGCTCTCAACCGTAGGGAGGCACAGGTCAATTTGCTCTATGCAAATTGGACCGTATCAGGGTCCCTGGGGAAATTACACCGGAAACGGCGGGAAACACGCCGCTTGCAGACCAGTAAAATGAGTCAAATATTACTATGCTAACAAGACAGTTGCACGTCGTTGCTGTTCGTTGGTCAGTTCTACTCGAGAGCACTATCTAGTGGCATTAATTTTTAGACCTTTAAGATctgttttattgaaaaattttaGAGCTCATAGGAACTGTTATATTGAGCAATTTAAGCGCTAAAGAAAAGCACTGTTTGTGAGCGATTTTAGCGCTGAAAAGCACTGTTTTGGTGGGCAGAAATGGGAATGCCAAAAGGTCTAAAAATTAATGCCACTAGATAGTGCTCTCGAGTATAACTGACCAACGAACAGCAACGACGTGCAACTGTCTTGTTAGCATAGTAATATTTGACTCATTTGACTGGTCTGCAAGCGGCGTGTTTCCCGCCGTTTCCGGTGTAATTTCCCCAGGGACCCTGATACGGTCCAATTTGCATAGAGCAAATTGACTTGTGCCTCCCTACGGTTGAGAGCGACTTTGTCGTGTTGGAGGTGGTCGCTAAGCCAACGATTTTGAAATCCGTGGCCAAGATCACTCGTAACGGATCAAAATGAAGCAGAAATGGGCAGCCAGCGTTCGAAAAGGAGCGTTTTTCGGGCGGATAAGATAAACTTTGGGATCCGAGGCGAAGCAACTAGAAAGAAGAATTATCGATGGCTGCCGTCAGGGAATTTTGGCGAGctccgagcattttagtggaatTTATGGAGCTTCCAGTTCGAACCGTCGGCCGACCAAGTCTCCAGCCTTTCGTTTCACTTTAATGGAGAGCAAACCTGGAAAAGTTTAAATCGTCAAAATGGCTTTAGAACGCCTCAGCCGCCACaaagtaagtttcttttatttaaatccttCACTACAAGTTGAATTTAGAACGATTTTCGAATCGTTTCATACATTCTCTTAAATGGCTGAAAACGTAACGCAATACTGTCACGCATATAAATCACAAACAacctctgggccgcctgtggtgtgacagaagcagtgctTATTCAAGTtagcggaggccgtgtaagtttatcgagcacgtgttgttcagagttttacttcgtggaaactacgttcactttggaataaatcttcaaGTCTTGTtcttgttccgacaaccctgcgttcagtttagtttgcaagctacctgtcctcgaaaacattcgaactcgtaacgtTATACATAGATactaattgaccaatcatagaaaggtaaaaaaatgaaaagaatgttcgtcgttgtagtgtagtggtgaagacaggactatagatctggagggTGCGAATTCGaataccggtaagtgcatagtataGCTAgtcctttgttcccttactatgttgtaatattgagactgaattaataagtgtatgaatacagaaagcgATAAGATGACACCaaagattaagaagatgtgttgagatgcgtaagacagagcttgaggaggGAAGGTATATGCACAGTAGGGTTGcgtaatgcaaaaccagggaatcactttaagcaacgacgaaggctatggcaacgacaacgtcacaaagAATGAATagtattggttaaaaaaagaaaaataatcacgCAGCACttgcggcacgcatttcagtgcatttctcTGTCATTCTCCAGCACAAACAACAACATCGAaagcaagtttcaagttttcaagttttatttatttacagcaaaCAGTTTAAGTTATTACTAGGCTGTCTTGCAAATAGTGAAAAGCCATGGACCGACCTTAGTCCCCATTTTGAAAAACAGTCATTGTTGATCTTTACCCTTTGCTTCCTGTCAGTCAAAAAAATCAGTAATCCAAGCCAGGGCGTGTCTTGGGATGTTGTATGACATCATCTTATGAAGAAGTCCATGGTGGTTTATCAGGTCAAAGGCTTTCCGAAAATCAAAAAGCATGACTCGTGTAGTTGAACCGTTGCCATCTGTAGATTCTGACCAGGAGTGGATCATACTAATTAGGGCTTGTGTTGTACTTGATCGTGGTATGGTACCAAATTGCTGTGGGTCAATCTGTTCGAGGACGGCAGGCTTCACATAGGCATTAACAATGTATTCTTCAGCAATTTTTGAGATGATCGGAGTCAGAGATATGGGCCTGAGGTGTTTATTAATGTCCTCAACCGGTTTTTGCTTAGGAACTGGTACAACATCAGCTCTTTTCCAAGATGATGGAAGTCGACCTTCACGGAAGGAGGTATTAATAATCTGAGTAATGGTTCGGCCAGGATGTCTGCGTTTTCGTTTAGTGACAGGCTGAGTGGGATGTTATCTGGACCATGAGCTTTGGACTCGTTCAGCTTGCTTAGCTTCAGGAAAACTGAATGAAGCGATTATTATAAATGCGGCAAACTCGCGTCGGATTTTGGCCTTCCGAAGTAAACAATGACTGCATAATACTTAGCAGATGTTTGCCTTCAAAAGGGTGTCGGGGAATCGTTAGATCagctttcaaaaaaaaagttattataATTCAAAGTTCAGCGACGTACATTTCTTGGATTGACTTAGCGTTAGGAATTAtatctttaaaacaaaaaaaaacaaaacaaataagcTAAAGCCCGACGCTCTTTTCCAGAGGGGGGTTTCCTAT from Montipora capricornis isolate CH-2021 chromosome 9, ASM3666992v2, whole genome shotgun sequence encodes:
- the LOC138017679 gene encoding octopamine receptor beta-2R-like, yielding MANDSHHQNRTDTPNLELFSSSECIAWLTVLNIEAVAIVTINALTIIIYLKERILRKRSMYLVISLAVAGMFVTYNLIVESLVLGNDCNSWKINLFRSFEIIRVFSSLTYFFPLASVTNLAAISLERMHATFRPFKHHLIKKKMFGAAVGGVWFTAVLSTAITFSPFFLGRSDIINLFKVRDLEQ